GAGCTCTCCACCTGCTCTCGTCTCTTCGCCGGCGGTGAGGCAGCTGCCGCCGTGgcgccctttccgccgccgTCTCGTCCCCAGACTTGCGTGCGCTTCCAGGACCTCCTGCGAGCTAGCACGTGGCGCCAGCGTGCGCTACCgccagcagccgcagccgcgcCTCGTGGCGGCGCAGTCGCATCATCCTCCCGCGCTTGCCGCCGTTGGCTCCGTCCGGAGGGACGCGGAGACGGGGCTCGCCCTACTCCTCCTCGTTCTCGCTGCGGTATGACGCCTCTCCTTGTACCTGTAGCCTTTGGATTTTGCTTTCGTTTTTTTGGTGCTGGGGAGTGGGGAGCGGTTGGTCCAGCAGTAAGCAGGCTGTTTGGTGCGAGCTCTTGGTTGGTTGATAAAGAAACGATTCTGTTTGTGATACGTAGATGTTAGGAATAAATTATATCAGTAAATTTCAAGATTGGCAATATCAAAGAGCAGGACAGGGTAAACGGCTACCGATTTGTAACTGCTACGTGCACCTCAAGAGTCAAACTGTATCTTTTGCCAGGATAGAAAGATATGCGTGCAAGTTTACAGGAATCAGTTCACTTCTTGCGGTATGAACGGGGAAAAATTCACGCCCCGGAAATGGGCAACAAATTTTAGGTTGGAGCTACAAATTTTAATCTCACTGTTGTTATGAATGGACGGTTCAATTTTTGGGTGGTTTGTTCTAGTCACAAATAGTCATTAGTAACTGtaaaagaaagagaaatcaTCATTTAAGTGATTAGAGGATAGCAAAATGCATGATAGTGCTTGGTTAAAATCAACTGTAGCTGCCGCAGCTGCCTGGACAGAACTTGAACCCAATTTGAGTTGGGCATTGTAATTTCATATAAATTCTGCATTCATCATTATCTACAATAAAATTTCATCCTAATCCTTGTGCAACCTGGAATTTAGTCTACTCTGCTGACCCTAATTTCAGGTGATGAGCTGCTTTCTGTCACTGACTATCTTATCGTTTTCAGCATGCAGAGTGAGTGAATTATCTAAATAATTATAACTATTTTTATAAACAACGAGTATGTGAAACAGattgctttttcttttttgaatcaGGCTCTGCATAAGTTGGAAACGGCAGCAAATAAATTGGCAAAACTAGTTGCAGAAGAGGCACCTGGAACTCTATCTTTACTAAagctgtccttcttggaggtcAATGATTTAACTAGCCAGCTAAAGAACCTTAGGTAATACATTTGATAAGCTCTCCAAAGTTTAGCTGCGGAATGGTGTTTATATTGTTTCTCCTTTTGCTTCTATGCAGGAAGAGTCTCACAATAAGTAGATTTGGGAAGCAGGCTAGTACTAAAGCAAGTTCTCGGACTTGATGGCCTAAACAGGGAAATACATGAATTAATCTGCAAGTGAAATGTCAGTCCCAAATCCTGAGTTTATTCTTCCTCCTTAAATTCTTGATGAACTTATACATGCTTTCTCGCTGTAGTCCTGCACATTTGCATGAACATGAAACATCATAAGCCTATTGCAGTACCAAGTAGCTTCTGTTTGGGAATTATGCTGTGACGCAAGTAACAAATTGTGCCCTGAGCCCAAAACTTTCCGCAAAGGATTGACTTTGTTGACTAGGAGATGTTTTGTTCCATGTTTGTAAGATGTACGTAATATGTAATAAACATGCCTTTACAACTTTGATGACAATTTCTTGAGGCCTTCTTCAAAGCTCTTCATCTTTGGTGGGGTCGATAGGTTGGCTAATAAGGTAACCCTTGCTGTTGAGACCAGATCTTTGCACTCTGATGTGGAAGGATCTATCCTCCATATCTGGACCTCCCAAACCTTCAAGAATGCAGAAAATTTTAGATTGAACGTTTGAGCTTTactaaggccccgttttcttccactgacttatttttagcacccgtcacatcaaatgtttagatactaattaggagtattaaacgtagacgaTTTAGTTATCCCATTCCAAAAGACTAACATTTACGGCGAGACGAAGCTATCAAACCAATTTTGGCCTTTTTGGAACATTATGCATTGACACTAAATATAGATTATGGTGCTGGAATCAAGAAAGTATTCTTGCCAATAGATGTGGAGCTTTCCCACCACTAGCTGGATGCCGAATTACTCTTTGGTGAGAAGAACCCAATGGTCCCCTGTACAATATGTCCCTGCTAATTACCGGGAAGAAAAAGGTAGTAAAGGATTGAAAGCACCAGGTTCTAGTGTGGACTATATATTTCAGCATCGAACTGGAGAAACTGTTACAATATTGTTCAAAACAAGGAAGACGACTATTCCTCTCATCAATACTTCCAACACTTATGCTGCACGATATAGATGANNNNNNNNNNNNNNNNNNNNNNNNNNNNNNNNNNNNNNNNNNNNNNNNNNNNNNNNNNNNNNNNNNNNNNNNNNNNNNNNNNNNNNNNNNNNNNNNNNNNNNNNNNNNNNNNNNNNNNNNNNNNNNNNNNNNNNNNNNNNNNNNNNNNNNNNNNNNNNNNNNNNNNNNNNNNNNNNNNNNNNNNNNNNNNNNNNNN
This sequence is a window from Setaria italica strain Yugu1 chromosome III, Setaria_italica_v2.0, whole genome shotgun sequence. Protein-coding genes within it:
- the LOC101770644 gene encoding uncharacterized protein LOC101770644, which codes for MSSPPALVSSPAVRQLPPWRPFRRRLVPRLACASRTSCELARGASVRYRQQPQPRLVAAQSHHPPALAAVGSVRRDAETGLALLLLVLAAVMSCFLSLTILSFSACRALHKLETAANKLAKLVAEEAPGTLSLLKLSFLEVNDLTSQLKNLRKSLTISRFGKQASTKASSRT